A part of Leptolyngbyaceae cyanobacterium genomic DNA contains:
- a CDS encoding helix-turn-helix domain-containing protein, with product MRFIKGLTQETIKMLERIYKHSKYQQVRQRAQCIKLSYDGYTINNLTQIFKVSRLTITNWFNSWDMLMLAGLYDRKGRGRKPKLNDEQKKQIKKWVKEHSKNLDLVRKKVNSQWGIDV from the coding sequence ATGCGTTTTATTAAAGGCTTAACCCAAGAGACAATTAAAATGTTAGAAAGGATTTACAAACATAGTAAATATCAACAAGTAAGACAAAGAGCACAGTGTATTAAATTAAGCTATGATGGATATACAATCAATAATTTGACCCAAATATTTAAGGTCAGTCGTCTGACCATAACCAACTGGTTTAATAGTTGGGATATGTTGATGCTAGCTGGTTTATACGATCGGAAAGGAAGGGGAAGAAAACCTAAACTAAATGACGAGCAAAAAAAGCAGATAAAAAAATGGGTCAAAGAACACTCAAAAAATTTAGATTTAGTCAGAAAAAAAGTCAATTCCCAGTGGGGTATTGATGTA
- the apcB gene encoding allophycocyanin subunit beta translates to MRDAVTNLIRNYDVTGRYLDRNAVDALKGYFESGTARVAAAAVINSNAAAIVKQAGSRLFDELPELIRPGGNAYTTRRYAACLRDMDYYLRYASYALVAGDTNVLDERVLQGLRETYNSLGVPIGPTVRGIQIMKEIVKEQVETAGISNTSFVDEPFDHMTREFSEQDV, encoded by the coding sequence ATGCGGGACGCAGTTACAAATTTAATTAGAAATTACGACGTTACCGGTCGTTATTTAGACCGTAATGCAGTTGATGCGCTGAAAGGTTATTTTGAAAGCGGTACGGCACGAGTAGCTGCTGCGGCTGTGATTAACAGTAATGCAGCTGCGATCGTCAAACAGGCAGGTTCTCGTTTGTTTGATGAATTGCCGGAATTAATTCGCCCTGGTGGAAATGCTTATACCACTCGTCGGTATGCTGCGTGTCTGCGGGATATGGATTATTATCTGCGCTATGCTAGCTACGCACTGGTGGCAGGCGATACCAATGTATTAGATGAACGGGTACTGCAAGGCTTGCGGGAAACTTATAATTCTTTAGGTGTACCGATCGGCCCAACCGTGCGCGGTATCCAAATAATGAAAGAAATTGTGAAAGAACAAGTTGAAACTGCGGGTATTTCAAATACCTCTTTTGTCGATGAACCTTTCGATCACATGACTCGCGAGTTCAGCGAACAAGACGTTTAA